From Woronichinia naegeliana WA131, the proteins below share one genomic window:
- a CDS encoding NAD(P)H-dependent oxidoreductase subunit E: MDITELRKIAHETQEKQLKIRLRCCNSSGCLSSQGEAVKNNLEKAIAEAGLEKEAEVVRVGCMGFCGQGPLVAVDPLGSLYEQVTPEQASSILSTLNLNIPPAESLPFQGDPNHPFFALQHNIVRENSGHIDPESIEDYIKTGGYEQLHHVIYELSPEQVIAEITKSGLRGRGGGGYPTGLKWATVGKMPGKQKYVICNADEGDPGAFMDRSVLESDPHRVLEGMAIAAYAVGANHGFIYVRAEYPLAIRRLQKAIQQAKKYGLLGSQIFDSTFDCKIDIRGGGGAFVCGEETALINSIEGGRGNPRTRPPYPAQSGLWECPTLINNVETFANIVPIIREGGNWYAGIGTAKSKGTKVFALTGKVKNAGLVEVPMGMTVRQVVEEIGGGVPDGGTIKAVQTGGPSGGCIPASALDTPIEYDALLALGTMMGSGGMIVIDDSTNMVDMTQFYMDFCQSESCGKCIPCRTGTVQLYEMLTKLINKEAKPEDIERLEALCHMVKETSLCGLGQSAPNPVLSTLRYFKDEYLKLVKTESFPV; encoded by the coding sequence ATGGATATTACTGAATTACGCAAAATTGCCCACGAAACCCAAGAAAAACAGCTTAAAATCCGTCTTCGATGTTGTAATTCATCGGGTTGTCTCTCTTCTCAAGGAGAGGCCGTTAAAAATAATTTGGAAAAGGCGATCGCCGAAGCGGGACTCGAAAAAGAAGCCGAGGTTGTGCGGGTGGGCTGTATGGGATTTTGTGGTCAGGGGCCATTAGTCGCGGTTGATCCCCTTGGCAGTCTCTATGAGCAGGTGACACCAGAGCAAGCTTCTAGCATTCTCAGTACTCTTAATCTAAATATTCCCCCTGCCGAATCTTTACCGTTCCAAGGAGATCCCAACCATCCCTTTTTTGCGCTACAACACAATATTGTTCGGGAAAATTCTGGTCACATTGATCCCGAAAGTATCGAAGATTATATTAAAACTGGCGGTTATGAACAATTACATCATGTTATTTATGAACTCAGCCCTGAGCAAGTGATTGCTGAAATTACCAAAAGTGGGCTACGGGGTCGGGGCGGTGGTGGTTATCCAACGGGCTTAAAGTGGGCCACTGTAGGCAAAATGCCAGGGAAACAAAAATATGTGATTTGTAATGCCGATGAAGGTGATCCAGGAGCTTTTATGGATCGCAGTGTTCTCGAAAGTGATCCTCATCGCGTCTTGGAAGGAATGGCGATCGCGGCCTATGCAGTGGGAGCCAATCACGGATTTATTTATGTACGGGCCGAATATCCTCTCGCCATTAGACGATTACAAAAAGCCATTCAACAGGCGAAAAAATACGGTCTGCTCGGTTCCCAAATTTTCGACTCCACCTTTGACTGCAAAATCGATATTCGTGGGGGGGGGGGAGCTTTCGTTTGTGGTGAAGAAACGGCTCTGATTAACTCCATTGAGGGCGGTCGTGGTAATCCTCGTACTCGTCCCCCCTACCCTGCCCAATCGGGACTCTGGGAATGTCCGACCCTGATTAACAACGTGGAAACTTTCGCTAATATTGTCCCGATTATCCGAGAAGGAGGCAACTGGTACGCCGGTATTGGCACAGCGAAAAGCAAAGGAACTAAAGTTTTCGCGCTCACAGGAAAAGTCAAAAACGCGGGTTTAGTCGAAGTCCCAATGGGAATGACGGTTCGGCAAGTGGTGGAAGAAATTGGGGGCGGTGTGCCTGACGGTGGAACCATTAAAGCCGTGCAAACAGGGGGGCCATCGGGAGGATGTATTCCCGCTTCGGCCCTTGATACGCCCATTGAATACGATGCTCTTCTAGCCTTGGGAACCATGATGGGATCGGGCGGCATGATCGTTATAGATGACAGCACCAACATGGTCGATATGACGCAATTCTACATGGATTTTTGTCAGAGTGAATCCTGTGGCAAATGTATCCCCTGTCGGACAGGAACGGTGCAACTTTATGAAATGTTAACAAAACTCATCAATAAAGAGGCAAAACCAGAGGATATCGAAAGATTAGAAGCTCTTTGTCACATGGTCAAGGAAACCAGCCTTTGTGGTTTGGGGCAAAGCGCACCTAATCCCGTTTTGAGTACTTTGCGCTATTTTAAAGATGAGTATTTGAAACTCGTTAAAACTGAGTCATTCCCAGTCTGA
- a CDS encoding tetratricopeptide repeat protein, translating into MGRSLQVKPEFIRKIKEAVRRNGYPSQQALASGLGLSRDVVSRFLNGKPIDYLNAEEICRALNLDLGEMTGYGQEINDESVLIGTQTALVNIVDPNFVGRESAIADLNALVAKEAKVILIQGAGGVGKTTLARKYLADKFGDKVIEFPIAKETKDIAAIEGLLEQCLRSLGEEPGRDFLVSLTRLKEKLQAEAMGVLIDNLEPALDSSGRLIEAHRRYLELLRILADPTVKSITLITSREALGEGVDISLYRLPILDLEAWQTYFYNRGITHNNQEIQPIWDAYQGNALAMKLLSERVFLDYSGDIDTFWEEQQKLGALLNIDNLIEEQFERLENIYPDAYKLLCRMGCYRYQDVENVPLEGLFCLLWDVAENQRGQVINALRDRSLVDYSNGKYHLHPLIRNEAINRLRNSEDWKKSNIEAAEFWNKSVKNIDTVKDALKALEAYYHYFNVDDYEKASEVILLSRNNKFQVLENLGEAFCRLGLLERMIACANKLIPYLDKGYLLIDKSLSLVALYNVLGALHSYRGEITRSIKCYQISGGICERYIQMAQESEQKLFWKKQLNKVFYFIGLCKVDLFELEEAKTFFEKTLNSYILEFCHKNGFNESEIKVAKIDILVYMTFLHSCLLQEFNEREIKIAKRSLLVYMAFLYSSLLQEEAARKLANELLIDIFDRDLFFSSWTKGYNPLFLGITFKNLGEFEKSFDMYDRAIKYAKESNFNQIEATVLIYLGELYRIQKNYDIALAHHSESIKILEKIGAKCDLAEAYFQLALTYQAMGDQPNSQTYFDKALDLWGPEKIDAPEQIKRVKKAMQIPPAMENG; encoded by the coding sequence ATGGGAAGATCGCTGCAAGTTAAGCCAGAATTCATTAGGAAAATCAAAGAAGCTGTTCGTCGCAATGGCTATCCCAGTCAGCAAGCTTTAGCTAGTGGGTTGGGGTTGTCGCGGGATGTGGTCAGTCGGTTTCTTAATGGCAAACCCATTGACTATCTCAACGCGGAAGAAATTTGTCGCGCTCTTAATTTGGATTTAGGAGAGATGACGGGTTATGGACAGGAAATTAACGACGAATCAGTCTTAATCGGGACTCAGACAGCATTAGTTAATATTGTTGATCCTAATTTTGTGGGACGGGAAAGCGCGATCGCCGATCTCAATGCTCTTGTGGCTAAAGAAGCAAAGGTAATCTTGATTCAGGGGGCTGGTGGTGTGGGGAAAACGACTCTGGCGCGTAAATATTTAGCGGATAAATTTGGTGACAAGGTTATTGAATTTCCCATCGCTAAGGAAACAAAAGATATTGCAGCGATTGAAGGATTATTGGAACAATGTTTGCGGTCTTTAGGAGAAGAACCAGGACGAGATTTTTTAGTATCTTTAACGCGATTAAAAGAAAAATTACAAGCTGAAGCGATGGGAGTTTTGATTGATAACCTTGAACCCGCTTTAGATAGTTCTGGGCGATTGATTGAAGCGCATCGTCGTTATCTAGAATTATTACGAATTTTGGCTGATCCAACGGTTAAGTCTATTACCTTGATTACCAGTCGAGAAGCATTAGGAGAAGGAGTAGATATTTCGCTCTATCGTTTGCCGATTTTAGATTTAGAAGCATGGCAAACTTATTTTTATAATAGGGGCATTACTCATAATAATCAGGAGATTCAGCCGATTTGGGATGCTTATCAGGGGAATGCTTTGGCAATGAAGCTATTGTCTGAGCGCGTTTTTCTCGATTATTCTGGAGATATAGATACTTTTTGGGAAGAACAACAGAAGTTGGGAGCTTTATTAAATATAGATAATTTAATTGAGGAACAGTTTGAGCGTTTAGAAAATATTTATCCCGATGCTTATAAGTTACTATGTCGGATGGGTTGTTATCGTTATCAAGATGTTGAGAATGTACCGTTAGAAGGATTATTTTGTCTGCTGTGGGATGTGGCAGAAAATCAAAGAGGTCAAGTTATTAACGCTTTGCGAGATCGCTCTTTAGTGGATTATTCTAATGGTAAATATCATTTGCATCCATTAATTCGGAATGAAGCAATTAATCGGCTAAGGAATAGTGAAGATTGGAAAAAATCCAATATTGAAGCCGCAGAATTTTGGAATAAAAGTGTTAAAAATATTGATACAGTTAAGGATGCGCTGAAAGCTTTAGAAGCTTATTATCATTATTTTAATGTTGATGATTATGAGAAGGCTAGTGAGGTTATTTTGTTATCAAGAAACAATAAATTTCAAGTATTAGAAAATCTAGGGGAAGCTTTTTGTAGATTAGGACTTTTGGAACGAATGATTGCCTGTGCAAATAAACTAATCCCGTATCTAGACAAAGGTTATTTATTAATAGATAAAAGTCTGAGTTTAGTTGCTCTTTATAATGTGCTAGGTGCCTTGCATAGTTATAGAGGAGAAATAACACGATCTATAAAGTGCTATCAAATATCGGGCGGAATTTGTGAACGATATATCCAGATGGCTCAAGAATCAGAGCAAAAACTGTTTTGGAAAAAACAACTAAATAAAGTATTCTATTTTATTGGTTTATGTAAAGTTGATTTGTTTGAATTAGAAGAGGCAAAAACTTTTTTTGAAAAAACTCTAAATTCTTATATACTGGAATTTTGCCATAAAAATGGATTTAATGAAAGTGAAATTAAAGTGGCAAAGATAGATATATTAGTATATATGACTTTTTTGCATTCCTGCTTATTACAAGAATTTAATGAAAGAGAAATTAAAATAGCAAAGAGAAGTCTATTAGTATATATGGCTTTTTTATATTCTTCTCTATTACAAGAAGAAGCAGCAAGAAAATTAGCCAATGAATTGTTAATAGATATTTTTGACAGAGACTTATTTTTTTCGTCATGGACTAAGGGTTATAATCCACTTTTCTTAGGCATAACATTTAAAAATTTAGGAGAGTTTGAAAAGTCTTTTGATATGTATGACCGTGCAATTAAATATGCAAAAGAAAGTAATTTTAACCAAATTGAAGCTACCGTTTTAATTTATTTAGGTGAACTGTATCGCATTCAGAAAAATTATGATATTGCTCTTGCTCATCACTCCGAATCCATCAAAATCCTAGAAAAAATTGGTGCAAAATGTGACCTTGCTGAAGCCTACTTTCAACTTGCCCTCACCTATCAAGCAATGGGCGATCAACCCAACAGTCAAACCTACTTTGATAAAGCTCTCGACCTCTGGGGGCCAGAAAAAATTGATGCGCCCGAACAAATCAAACGAGTTAAAAAAGCCATGCAAATACCCCCTGCGATGGAAAATGGTTAG
- the psbA gene encoding photosystem II q(b) protein, which yields MTTTLQQRESASVWEQFCQWVTSTNNRIYVGWFGTLMIPTLLTATTCFIIAFIAAPPVDIDGIREPVAGSLLYGNNIISGAVVPSSNAIGLHFYPIWEAASLDEWLYNGGPYQLVVFHFLIGIFCYMGRQWELSYRLGMRPWICVAYSAPVSAATAVFLIYPIGQGSFSDGMPLGISGTFNFMIVFQAEHNILMHPFHMLGVAGVFGGSLFSAMHGSLVTSSLVRETTEVESQNYGYKFGQEEETYNIVAAHGYFGRLIFQYASFNNSRALHFFLGAWPVIGIWFTAMGVSTMAFNLNGFNFNQSILDSQGRVVSTWADVLNRANIGFEVMHERNAHNFPLDLASGEQAPVALTAPAIHG from the coding sequence ATGACAACGACCTTACAACAACGCGAAAGCGCGTCCGTATGGGAACAGTTCTGTCAGTGGGTGACATCTACCAACAACCGCATCTATGTCGGTTGGTTCGGTACCTTGATGATCCCCACCCTCTTAACTGCCACCACCTGCTTCATCATTGCCTTCATCGCCGCTCCCCCCGTTGACATTGACGGTATTCGGGAACCCGTTGCTGGTTCTTTGCTTTACGGTAACAACATTATCTCTGGTGCTGTTGTTCCTAGCTCTAATGCTATTGGTCTTCACTTCTACCCCATCTGGGAAGCTGCTTCCTTAGATGAGTGGTTGTACAACGGTGGCCCTTACCAGTTGGTTGTTTTCCACTTCCTCATCGGCATCTTTTGCTACATGGGTCGTCAGTGGGAACTCTCCTACCGCTTAGGGATGCGTCCTTGGATCTGTGTTGCTTACTCTGCACCCGTATCCGCCGCTACTGCCGTTTTCTTGATCTACCCCATAGGTCAAGGTTCTTTCTCCGATGGTATGCCTTTAGGTATCTCTGGAACATTTAATTTCATGATCGTGTTCCAAGCTGAACACAATATCTTGATGCACCCCTTCCATATGTTGGGAGTAGCTGGTGTATTCGGTGGTTCTCTGTTCTCTGCTATGCACGGTTCCTTAGTAACCTCTAGCTTAGTGCGTGAAACAACCGAAGTTGAATCTCAGAACTATGGTTACAAATTCGGTCAAGAAGAAGAAACCTACAACATCGTTGCGGCTCACGGCTACTTCGGTCGTTTAATCTTCCAATACGCTTCTTTCAATAACAGCCGTGCTTTACACTTCTTCTTAGGTGCTTGGCCCGTAATCGGGATCTGGTTCACCGCGATGGGTGTCAGCACCATGGCTTTCAACTTAAACGGTTTCAACTTTAACCAATCTATCCTCGACTCTCAAGGTCGTGTGGTCAGCACTTGGGCTGATGTATTGAACCGCGCTAACATTGGTTTTGAAGTAATGCACGAACGTAATGCTCACAACTTCCCCCTTGACCTCGCTTCTGGCGAACAAGCTCCCGTAGCTTTAACCGCTCCTGCGATTCATGGTTAA
- the adhE gene encoding bifunctional acetaldehyde-CoA/alcohol dehydrogenase yields MATNLQELEALIHQVSLAQQKYSTFTQVQVDKIFKQAAMAANSARIQLAKIAVTETQMGILEDKVIKNHFASEIIYNKYRDEETCGIIESDDSFGFQKIAEPIGVIAGIIPVTNPTSTTIFKALLTLKTRNAIIFSPHPRAKKSTVETAKIILKAAIQAGAPDHLIAWIEEPTIELSQALMQHPEIKLILATGGPGMVKAAYTSGHPSLGVGAGNTPAVIDHTADLKMAVSSIILSKTFDNGMICASEQSVIVENEIYDTVKQEFQERGAYFLNPDEAEKIRQVLLVNQRLNPEIVGQSIQAIAQLAGITCPIGAKVIIGEVEKIDPDEAFAYEKLSPILAMYHAKDFPDAVDKAEQLVEFGGRGHTASLYTEPTNNRNIQQFEDRIKVARILVNTPSSVGAIGDLYNFRLDPSLTLGCGSWGGNSISGNVGVQHLLNIKTVSARRENMLWFRVPPKVYFNYGCLPFALKDLKGRQRAFIITDKPLYDLGITKEIEEILEEMNFKYNVFYDVEPDPCLATVNKGLAVMNAFKPDVIIAIGGGSPMDAAKVMWLMYEHPEIEFEGFAMRFMDIRKRVYDLPPLGEKALLVAIPTTSGTGSEVTPFAVVTDERTGIKYPLADYALTPSMAISDPKLVMNIPKGLTAYGGIDALTHALESYVSVFATEFTNGLALKAIGLLFAYLPRAYKDGPHDAKAREKVHYAATIAGMAFANAFLGICHSLAHNLGASFHVPHGLANALMISHVIRYNATDAPFKQAIFPQYKFPNAKFRYAQIADYLHLGGETDDEKVEKLIEAVDNLKREINIPLTIKEVLNGQDQDFYEAVESLAEQAFDDQCTGANPRYPLIKDLKELYLLAYHGIPAVTETAKV; encoded by the coding sequence ATGGCCACTAATCTTCAAGAACTAGAAGCTCTGATTCATCAGGTTTCTCTTGCTCAACAAAAATACTCGACTTTTACCCAAGTCCAAGTAGATAAAATTTTTAAACAAGCGGCAATGGCCGCCAACTCTGCCCGTATTCAACTGGCAAAAATAGCTGTCACAGAAACCCAAATGGGAATTCTCGAAGATAAAGTCATCAAAAATCACTTTGCTTCGGAAATTATTTATAACAAGTACCGTGATGAAGAAACCTGTGGCATTATTGAATCCGATGATTCCTTTGGCTTTCAAAAAATTGCCGAACCTATTGGTGTAATTGCAGGAATTATACCTGTTACCAATCCTACTTCTACAACTATTTTTAAAGCATTATTAACTTTAAAAACTCGCAATGCGATTATTTTTTCTCCCCATCCCAGAGCCAAAAAAAGCACTGTTGAAACAGCCAAAATTATTCTCAAGGCGGCTATTCAAGCGGGCGCGCCTGATCATCTTATTGCTTGGATTGAGGAACCAACCATTGAGCTTTCCCAGGCTTTGATGCAACATCCTGAAATTAAGTTGATCTTAGCAACTGGCGGGCCAGGGATGGTCAAAGCGGCTTATACCTCTGGACATCCTTCTTTAGGAGTTGGAGCGGGCAATACTCCTGCGGTAATTGATCATACTGCGGATCTTAAAATGGCAGTTTCTTCGATTATTCTCAGCAAAACCTTTGATAATGGCATGATCTGTGCTTCTGAGCAGTCGGTGATCGTTGAAAATGAAATTTACGACACGGTTAAGCAGGAATTCCAAGAGCGTGGAGCTTATTTTTTAAACCCTGATGAAGCTGAGAAAATTCGTCAGGTTCTCTTGGTGAATCAACGGCTCAATCCTGAGATTGTCGGTCAATCCATTCAGGCGATCGCGCAACTAGCGGGGATTACTTGTCCAATAGGAGCTAAGGTCATTATCGGCGAAGTAGAGAAAATTGACCCTGACGAAGCGTTTGCCTACGAAAAATTGTCCCCGATTTTGGCGATGTATCATGCGAAAGATTTCCCAGATGCCGTCGATAAAGCGGAACAATTAGTCGAATTTGGCGGGCGAGGGCATACGGCTTCCCTTTATACTGAGCCAACCAATAACCGCAATATCCAACAATTTGAAGACCGCATCAAGGTTGCCCGCATTTTGGTAAATACGCCTTCTTCTGTCGGAGCGATCGGAGATCTCTATAATTTCCGTCTAGATCCTTCTTTGACCTTGGGATGTGGCAGTTGGGGCGGCAATTCTATTAGTGGGAATGTGGGGGTTCAACATTTACTCAATATCAAAACCGTCTCGGCCCGTCGGGAAAATATGCTCTGGTTTCGGGTTCCGCCCAAAGTTTATTTTAACTATGGTTGCTTGCCCTTTGCTTTAAAAGATTTGAAGGGGCGACAACGGGCTTTTATTATTACCGATAAACCCCTCTACGATTTGGGCATTACCAAAGAAATTGAAGAAATTTTGGAGGAAATGAATTTTAAATACAACGTTTTTTATGACGTGGAACCCGATCCCTGTTTAGCCACTGTCAATAAAGGGCTAGCCGTCATGAATGCCTTTAAGCCTGATGTGATTATTGCGATCGGTGGCGGTTCTCCGATGGACGCGGCTAAGGTCATGTGGTTGATGTATGAGCATCCTGAAATTGAGTTTGAAGGATTTGCCATGCGCTTTATGGATATTCGCAAACGGGTCTATGATTTACCCCCCTTGGGAGAAAAAGCTCTGCTGGTTGCAATCCCCACGACCTCTGGTACGGGTTCGGAAGTGACTCCTTTTGCAGTCGTTACTGATGAACGGACTGGCATTAAGTATCCCTTAGCGGACTATGCCCTCACGCCTAGCATGGCGATCTCCGATCCTAAATTGGTGATGAATATTCCCAAGGGTTTGACCGCCTACGGAGGAATTGATGCCCTAACCCATGCCCTAGAATCCTATGTTTCGGTTTTTGCAACAGAATTTACGAATGGCTTGGCTCTCAAGGCGATCGGTTTACTTTTTGCCTATCTTCCCCGCGCCTATAAAGATGGGCCTCATGATGCTAAAGCACGGGAAAAAGTCCATTATGCCGCGACGATCGCTGGAATGGCCTTTGCCAATGCTTTTCTAGGAATTTGTCACTCTCTAGCCCATAACTTAGGCGCGAGTTTTCATGTCCCGCACGGACTGGCTAATGCTTTGATGATCTCCCATGTCATTCGCTATAACGCAACGGATGCTCCCTTTAAACAGGCGATTTTTCCCCAATACAAGTTCCCAAATGCCAAATTTCGTTATGCCCAAATTGCCGATTATTTACATTTAGGCGGGGAAACGGACGACGAAAAAGTTGAGAAATTAATAGAGGCAGTGGATAATCTCAAACGAGAGATCAATATTCCCCTCACCATTAAAGAAGTTCTCAACGGACAAGATCAAGACTTTTATGAGGCAGTAGAATCCTTAGCAGAACAAGCCTTTGATGACCAGTGTACAGGAGCAAATCCTCGATATCCTCTCATTAAAGACCTCAAGGAACTCTATCTGCTGGCTTATCACGGGATTCCTGCGGTTACGGAGACTGCGAAAGTGTAG
- the hflX gene encoding GTPase HflX has translation MEFAQRLGAISTEIQEPISVYVNRRGQVIRVGVGTPRQTQIPPLELPRYGEERLSGIRCLTTSPQGEPPKESSLTAMVLQRLDALIVLALTGEGFERRGGGATGYIKEVYLANLLPQTEVNKDRLEAYPTKQINSGTGILPVLENSPSAKTASYWQVSTALNLEHLSEEDFLEFVESLEAEFRREFVARQVEADQDRVLLVGLQTDSLSDQVFEDGLAELMRLVDTAGGQVLEIVRQKRSRPHPQTVIGSGKVEEIALRVQTMGANLVAFDRDLSPSQIRNLERQIGVRVIDRTEVILDIFAQRAQSKAGKLQVELAQLEYMMPRLTGRGQAMSRLGGGIGTRGPGETKLETERRAIQKRIAKLQQDVNQLQSHRSRLRQQRQKQEVPSIAIIGYTNAGKSTLINALTKSDIYAADQLFATLDPTTRKLKIIDAQTQSSQLLLLTDTVGFIHELPSSLVDAFRATLEEVTEADALLQVVDLSHPAWQRQLESVANILEQMPITTGPMLIAFNKIDQVENEALEMAKQNYSQAVFISASQGFGLETLKQRLMQLVS, from the coding sequence GTGGAATTTGCTCAACGGTTGGGGGCAATTAGCACAGAAATTCAAGAGCCGATTTCGGTCTATGTGAATCGTCGGGGTCAAGTCATTCGGGTCGGTGTGGGAACGCCTCGTCAGACTCAGATACCGCCCTTGGAATTACCTCGTTATGGGGAAGAGCGGTTATCCGGCATTCGTTGTTTAACCACCAGTCCCCAGGGAGAACCACCGAAGGAATCCAGTTTGACCGCAATGGTTTTGCAACGGTTGGATGCGTTGATTGTTCTGGCTCTTACCGGAGAAGGCTTTGAGCGTCGAGGCGGGGGAGCAACAGGTTACATTAAAGAAGTTTATTTGGCTAATCTGTTACCTCAAACAGAAGTTAACAAAGACAGGCTAGAAGCCTATCCCACAAAGCAGATAAATAGTGGAACAGGCATCTTGCCTGTTTTAGAGAATTCCCCTTCGGCTAAAACCGCTTCCTATTGGCAAGTTTCCACCGCTTTAAATTTAGAGCATCTCAGTGAAGAGGATTTCTTAGAATTTGTTGAGAGCTTAGAGGCAGAATTTCGGCGAGAATTTGTTGCCCGTCAAGTTGAGGCGGATCAGGATCGCGTTTTATTAGTGGGTTTACAAACCGATAGTTTATCGGATCAGGTTTTTGAAGATGGTTTAGCAGAATTAATGCGCTTAGTGGATACGGCAGGTGGTCAAGTCCTAGAAATTGTGCGCCAAAAGCGATCGCGCCCCCATCCGCAAACCGTTATTGGTAGTGGAAAAGTCGAGGAAATTGCCCTAAGAGTACAAACAATGGGGGCCAATTTAGTGGCGTTTGATCGAGATTTATCGCCTTCTCAAATTCGCAATTTAGAAAGACAGATTGGAGTCAGAGTCATTGATCGAACCGAAGTCATTTTAGATATTTTTGCCCAACGCGCTCAGTCCAAAGCCGGAAAATTACAGGTAGAACTGGCTCAATTAGAGTATATGATGCCCCGTTTAACGGGTCGGGGTCAGGCCATGTCTCGCTTAGGTGGTGGTATCGGTACGCGGGGGCCAGGGGAAACTAAATTGGAAACGGAACGACGGGCGATTCAAAAACGCATTGCTAAATTGCAACAAGATGTTAATCAACTGCAATCTCACCGTTCTCGTCTCCGTCAACAGCGACAAAAACAAGAGGTTCCCAGTATTGCGATCATCGGTTATACCAATGCCGGAAAATCAACCTTAATTAATGCCCTAACTAAATCAGATATTTATGCGGCAGATCAACTTTTCGCGACCCTCGATCCGACAACCCGAAAGCTAAAAATTATCGATGCTCAGACTCAATCTTCTCAACTTTTGCTATTAACTGATACGGTGGGTTTTATCCATGAATTGCCTTCCTCCCTAGTAGATGCCTTTCGTGCCACCTTAGAAGAAGTAACGGAAGCCGACGCGCTTTTACAAGTTGTGGATTTATCTCATCCGGCTTGGCAAAGACAATTGGAATCTGTTGCAAATATTCTTGAGCAAATGCCCATCACCACCGGGCCAATGTTAATTGCCTTTAATAAAATTGATCAAGTCGAGAATGAAGCTTTAGAAATGGCAAAACAGAACTATTCCCAGGCTGTTTTCATTTCCGCGAGTCAGGGTTTTGGCCTAGAAACCTTAAAACAACGATTAATGCAGTTAGTTTCCTAA
- the hoxE gene encoding bidirectional hydrogenase complex protein HoxE, with translation MPTASPAKTATNDHPSGDKRFKVLDATMKRNQFSQDALIEILHKAQEAFGYLEEDVLLYIARGLKLPLSRVYGVATFYHLFSLKPSGEHTCVICLGTACYVKGADALLSTLKTEIGIKLGETTEDGQVSLVVARCIGACGIAPAAVFDGNVLGKQTEQSVIEHIRPWVKSE, from the coding sequence ATGCCTACCGCCTCCCCTGCCAAAACCGCTACAAACGATCATCCCAGTGGTGACAAACGCTTTAAAGTTCTTGATGCGACGATGAAACGCAATCAGTTTAGCCAAGATGCACTGATTGAAATTCTCCATAAAGCCCAGGAAGCCTTTGGTTATTTAGAAGAAGATGTATTGCTTTACATTGCCAGAGGGTTGAAGCTGCCCCTCAGTCGAGTCTATGGTGTTGCCACTTTTTACCATCTCTTTTCCCTCAAACCGAGTGGTGAACATACCTGTGTGATTTGTTTGGGAACTGCCTGTTATGTCAAAGGAGCCGATGCTTTATTGAGTACCCTGAAAACTGAAATTGGCATCAAATTAGGCGAAACAACGGAGGACGGTCAAGTTTCTCTCGTCGTTGCTCGTTGTATTGGAGCTTGTGGGATCGCCCCTGCTGCTGTATTTGATGGCAATGTGCTGGGGAAACAAACGGAGCAATCTGTGATAGAACACATTCGTCCCTGGGTTAAAAGTGAATAG